A region from the Algoriphagus machipongonensis genome encodes:
- a CDS encoding thiol-disulfide oxidoreductase DCC family protein: MSHKQSIIFFDGVCNLCNASIDFVIQRDKDNKYLVGALQDEVSKKILSQFSVDKNYLDSIVLLEANQIFYKSTAALKIAKNLSGLWPVLYPLIFLPVGFRDYFYNWIGKNRYKWYGKKSTCRLPTKEEQDKFLTQEKLPDYLSVGL, from the coding sequence ATGAGTCATAAGCAATCCATCATCTTTTTTGATGGTGTCTGCAACCTCTGCAATGCTTCCATAGACTTTGTTATTCAAAGAGATAAGGATAACAAATATCTTGTGGGAGCATTGCAAGATGAGGTGAGTAAAAAAATACTATCCCAGTTTTCAGTGGATAAAAATTATTTGGATTCCATCGTGCTTTTAGAAGCAAATCAAATTTTTTATAAAAGCACAGCTGCACTAAAAATCGCAAAAAACCTGTCCGGACTTTGGCCAGTGTTATACCCGCTGATTTTTTTGCCCGTAGGGTTTAGAGATTACTTTTATAATTGGATAGGAAAGAATAGGTACAAATGGTACGGTAAAAAATCGACTTGTAGACTTCCCACAAAAGAGGAGCAGGATAAATTTTTAACTCAAGAAAAACTCCCTGATTATCTCTCAGTAGGTCTGTAG